In Symphalangus syndactylus isolate Jambi chromosome 14, NHGRI_mSymSyn1-v2.1_pri, whole genome shotgun sequence, one DNA window encodes the following:
- the LITAF gene encoding lipopolysaccharide-induced tumor necrosis factor-alpha factor isoform X1 — protein sequence MSVPGPYQAATGPSSAPSAPPSYEETVAVNSYYPTPPAPVPGPTTGLVTGPDGKGMNPPLYYTQPAPIPNNNPITVQTVYVQHPITFLDRPVQMCCPSCNKMIVSQLSYNAGALTWLSCGSLCLLGCIAGCCFIPFCVDALQDVDHYCPNCRALLGTYKRL from the exons ATGTCGGTTCCAGGACCTTACCAGGCGGCCACCGGGCCTTCCTCAGCGCCATCTGCGCCTCCATCCTATGAAGAGACAGTGGCTGTTAACAGTTATTACCCCACGCCTCCAGCTCCCGTGCCTGGGCCAACTACGGGGCTTGTGACAGGGCCTGATGGGAAGGGCATGAATCCTCCTTTGTATTATACCCAGCCAGCGCCCATCCCCAATAACAATCCAA TTACCGTGCAGACGGTCTATGTGCAGCACCCCATCACCTTTTTGGACCGCCCTGTCCAAATGTGTTGTCCTTCCTGCAACAAGATGATCGTGAGTCAGCTGTCCTATAATGCCGGTGCTCTGACCTGGCTGTCCTGCGGGAGCCTGTGCCTGCTGGG gtGCATAGCGGGCTGCTGCTTCATCCCCTTCTGCGTGGACGCCCTGCAGGACGTGGACCATTACTGTCCCAACTGCAGAGCTCTCCTGGGCACCTACAAGCGTTTGTAG
- the LITAF gene encoding lipopolysaccharide-induced tumor necrosis factor-alpha factor isoform X2, with translation MSVPGPYQAATGPSSAPSAPPSYEETVAVNSYYPTPPAPVPGPTTGLVTGPDGKGMNPPLYYTQPAPIPNNNPITVQTVYVQHPITFLDRPVQMCCPSCNKMIVSQLSYNAGALTWLSCGSLCLLGQEGGGTIVALCSFDLLGFCNPPSSAS, from the exons ATGTCGGTTCCAGGACCTTACCAGGCGGCCACCGGGCCTTCCTCAGCGCCATCTGCGCCTCCATCCTATGAAGAGACAGTGGCTGTTAACAGTTATTACCCCACGCCTCCAGCTCCCGTGCCTGGGCCAACTACGGGGCTTGTGACAGGGCCTGATGGGAAGGGCATGAATCCTCCTTTGTATTATACCCAGCCAGCGCCCATCCCCAATAACAATCCAA TTACCGTGCAGACGGTCTATGTGCAGCACCCCATCACCTTTTTGGACCGCCCTGTCCAAATGTGTTGTCCTTCCTGCAACAAGATGATCGTGAGTCAGCTGTCCTATAATGCCGGTGCTCTGACCTGGCTGTCCTGCGGGAGCCTGTGCCTGCTGGG gcaggaggGCGGTGGTACGATCGTAGCTCTCTGCagctttgatctcctgggcttctgcaatcctcccagctcagcttcctga